A stretch of the Clostridiales bacterium genome encodes the following:
- a CDS encoding sugar-binding protein has protein sequence MKKILALVIALALCLGCASAFADTVGVSMPTKDLQRWNQDGANMEALLKDAGYDVDLQFASNDVQQQLNQVTNMINNGCKVVVIAAIQGDALGSALELANEKGVKVIAYDRLLMASEFVDYYATFDNYMVGTVQGTYVKEQLDLDNAEGPFNLEITAGDPGDNNALYFYQGAIDVLKPYIDAGKLVIPSSQFEFADVATPSWKTDVAQTRADGILASFYAGGENIDAWLCSNDSTALGVTLALEANYDGEWPIITGQDCDVSNTNNMIDGKQSMSVFKDTRTLAAQVVKMVGQILKGEEVDVNDTETYNNGVKVVPSFLCEPVFADANNYKTLLIDSGYYIETADGHVDKLPE, from the coding sequence ATGAAGAAGATCTTGGCTCTGGTTATTGCCCTGGCTCTGTGTCTCGGCTGCGCTTCCGCGTTCGCGGATACCGTCGGTGTTTCCATGCCGACCAAGGATCTGCAGCGTTGGAATCAGGATGGTGCCAACATGGAAGCCCTGCTGAAGGATGCCGGCTATGATGTCGACCTTCAGTTCGCCTCCAACGACGTTCAGCAGCAGCTGAACCAGGTAACGAACATGATCAACAACGGCTGCAAGGTCGTCGTGATCGCCGCCATCCAGGGCGATGCTCTGGGTTCTGCGCTGGAACTGGCCAATGAAAAGGGCGTCAAAGTCATCGCTTATGACCGCCTGCTGATGGCCTCTGAGTTCGTTGACTACTATGCCACCTTCGACAACTACATGGTCGGCACCGTGCAGGGCACCTATGTGAAGGAACAGCTGGACCTGGACAATGCGGAAGGCCCCTTCAACCTCGAAATCACCGCTGGCGACCCCGGTGACAACAACGCCCTTTACTTCTATCAGGGTGCAATCGATGTCCTGAAGCCCTACATCGACGCTGGCAAGCTGGTCATCCCGTCCAGCCAGTTCGAATTCGCTGATGTTGCCACCCCCAGCTGGAAGACTGACGTTGCCCAGACCCGTGCGGACGGCATCCTGGCTTCCTTCTATGCCGGCGGCGAAAACATCGATGCCTGGCTGTGCTCCAACGACTCCACCGCCCTGGGCGTCACCCTCGCTCTGGAAGCGAACTACGATGGCGAATGGCCGATCATCACCGGTCAGGACTGCGACGTTTCCAACACCAACAACATGATCGATGGCAAACAGTCCATGTCCGTATTCAAGGACACCCGGACCCTGGCTGCTCAGGTCGTGAAGATGGTTGGCCAGATCCTGAAGGGTGAAGAGGTTGACGTCAACGACACCGAAACCTATAACAACGGCGTCAAGGTCGTTCCTTCCTTCCTGTGCGAGCCCGTATTCGCGGATGCCAACAACTACAAGACCCTGCTGATCGATTCCGGCTACTACATTGAGACGGCTGACGGTCACGTTGACAAGCTTCCCGAATAA